TTGAGGAAAGCGTTATATGGCTTGAAACAAGCTCTACGAGCTTGGTTTCAACGGCTTAGCTCTACTCTTTTACAATGGGGATTTAATCATTCTAGAACTAACAGCTCAATGTTTCTTCATTTTGATGCATCCATAACTCCGATAGTCcttgtatatgtggatgatattcTCATCACAGGGAGCTCTTCTCATTAGATTTCTTCCCTCATTACTAAGCTTGATTCTGTTTTTGCTTTATGAGACTTGGGGCAGCTCTCCTATTTTTTGGGCATAGAAGTCTCTTATCTTGCAGGTTCTATGCATCTAAGCCAAACTAAGTACACCTCTGACTTACTGCATCGCACAACAATGTTTCACACCAAATCTGCCAAAACTCCTGGCGTTGTTGGGCAAAATTTGTCCAAGTTTGATGGTGCTCCTCTGGAAGAGGTCACTCAGTATCGCAGTATCGTAGGTGCTCTTCAGTACCTTACCATTACTAGACCTGACATTgcttttgttgttaataaagcCTGCCAGTTTATGCAACAACCAACCACAGCTCATTGGCTCTTTGTCAAAAGAATACTTCGTTATCTCAAAGGCACGTTGCATGATGGCTTGTTGCTACGTCCTCACCTCATTTGACAATTGAAGGTTTCACGGATATAGATTGGGGTGCTCAACCTGATGATCGCCGCAGTGCGAGTggttatcttgtttatttaggGGACAACCTAGTGTCCTGGTCCTCCACCAAACAAAAGGTAGTTTCTCGCAGCAGTGCCAAATCTGAGTATCGAGGACTGGTTTTAGCTGCTGCTGAAATCATATGGATACAAGCCCTCCTACAAGAACTATGTGTTTCTACTCCTGCTATTCCTCTCCTCTGGTATGATAATATCAGTGCTTATCACCTGGCGAAGAATTCTATTTTCCATGCATGAACGAAgcatattgagattgatttcCACTTCATTCGTGATCAAGTTCTCAAGGGCAAATTACAACTACAGTTTGTTCCTACTGAAGAACAGCCAGCTGATTTACTAACTAAGCACCTCACAAGTGAAAGGTTTTTGTTCCTCAAATCTCAATTATGCCTTGTCCCTAGACCCTTCCACTTGCGGGGGGATGATAAACCATCACTGGAAGAGACGGTTACGTAGCCAAGGAGTTAGTTAAAATCAGTTACATATAACAGAAAGTCAGTTATCAAAGTTAGTTATGTTAGTTAAGCCAACTGTTCTGGCAGTTATTCTTCTTCTGTTATTTGCGTTTTCTTGTAACAGACTCTACAGCAAGAGTTGTATATATATGTGATCAATCTCTGAATAATTAAGTATTGAAACAGAGATTAATATTCTTCTCAAAGTTTTACTGCCAGTTACTACTACTAAAGTAATAGCCATGGTGAGAATCTAGAGCTTTATATAGTTGTTCTCAATCATCCATTTGAGACTCCAGTGGTTAGCTGCACACTTATAAGCCCAATATGCCCATCCAAATGTGGCACGCCCATAGACATCCAGTTGAGCCTTGGTAAAGTTCTGGTAATCTTGCATCGATGCTCCCTGAACTGCCCATTCTCCAGTCCATTCCCCTGCAAAATTTCATTTAACAATCACCATTGTTTTCTGAACTAATACAGTTAATGGGAGACCAAACTaaggatattaaaaataaaaatttatctgtTTTGATCGCAGAAAATTTGGTTTTGGACTTGCCTACAAAACTGAGGGGGCCATTTGTAGCTGTCACAGTTGTTAGAGCACTAGCTCGCTGATTGTAGATATAGTCAATGTTCTGTTGGGGATTCATGTTATTGAATGAATCTGAAAATAGGTTGTAATAATGCACATCAATGACTACACGTTTGAGACCGCTTGCAAATGAGAGGAGCTCTTTGGAATCAGCAGGCCCTAGTCGATTTGAGAGGATCACATAAGCATTTTCAGAGTGCTTCCTTACGGCATCATATCCACCTTGATAATACTTTATTAGGGTGTCTAGATTGACTCCCGGGGCCATCGGTTCATTCATCAATTCAATTGCGGCAAGACTTGGTTTGTCGGAATACCTGCTTAGTTGCACTCTGTATTAGAACTCAGGGAAACTTCCATAACCGTGCTTTTGATTTCTGTGAATCTATCTTacgggaaaaaaagaagaaaatcttaTTAGATGTGTCAAACCTTTCTGCAAGGAAGTCTATGACAGCCACCGTTTCCTGAATGTTTGGTTCTCCCCATTCCTGATACCCATCTCGTGTCGCGCTATGATCATTGCCATTTTGTGAAGCTTGAACTGCATGCAAATCAACGATGACCTTCATTTCGTATTTCctgcataaaaatatataaataatgatcATAGTTATATTTAGCACCTATTCAGAAAAAAAGTAgccaaaaacaatattaaaccGTTAATTGATTTCAATTAGTAAATGGTACTCACTGTGCCCATGTGAAAGCATTGTCTAAGGCTTTCAAAGAGCCACCAACAAAAGGTTTCGGTGGCGTGGGATCACTGGCGATCCACCATCCAACTGGAATTCTGACAGCATTAAGACTATTTTCTGACATGAAGCGGAAGTCCTCTTCAGTGATGTAAGAGTTCCAATGATCCTAGGATGAACAAATTTGCAAGTTATGCATGATTTAGTTATTCCTCTAGTTTATAAAATGCTAGAACAGACATCTCTTCTCTTGTTTACGTTACGAATTAAAAGCTTTACCTGCAACACCTGAGGAGCTCTGTCTGGGCCATAACCATTTGTGAGTTGATATTCACCTCGTAAGGAATTGACAATAGTCATTTTGAATACTGATGGATCGCTGTCCTCCCAACCTGAGCCGACATAATCTGCAGTTACCAATGTCTCTGATGATGCCTGATTACACAACGGGAGCAAAGTAATTCTTCATTTAATGTGGATAATTTACTAAACTGATCATGTCTAGCTATGCCTCAGACAGCACAATGATCCAAAGTGTTAATCATAGCCATGATCACTATTCACTAGCATGTACACAACTGTTCGATAACTGATAAGAACCAAGATTCACTGGAAATCATGCTTGAGTCTACATACACCCTGTCCATAGTATTTCAATGGGAAAATTTACCACCCTAAACTAAACTAATCCAGACAAAGTTCCAGAGCCCAAATTGCAATAGAAGTGAAGTTAACAGTTCTGTTGTTAAAAACGAAAATGTTAAGCAATACCTGAATGAACTGTCCATTTGATGCTTGGAGGCGAACTCGATTCCGGTCATCGTTATTTCTTATAATCTGGAATGTTTGTGAGTTTCCAACAGTATCTGAAACTGCTGTTACTTTGTCCCCTTGATCCTCCAGCCCCACAAACTGCTTGTTGAACACTCTAAAGTTGAAATATGTCTCATTGATCCTCCACAACTGTGTAATAAAGCAACAGAAAAGTAATGGTGAGAAACATGCAACATGATATTTCCATCATAGACAATCACAGAAAAGTAAATAGTCCTAGCTAGATATTTTCAAGGCCAAAGAAAAGGTCAAATAGTAGACTAATAATGAACGAAGTCTAGCTAGATCATTATCTTAAAAATCTTACTCTGAACGTTTCCCAGCCAGAGGCTGAGGGCCGGTTGGCTACTAGGACGGTCCCACCTCCATTTTCAGAGCTAAGATACATCTGCAGCTTTGTGGACAAGAACTGCACTTGAGTTCCATCCTACAGTAAATTTGAACAGAAAAATGGTTAAGCAACAATAAAAGACtcatatataagaaaatttcaGCTTTAAGAATAGCAGTAAATATTTAAGACCAACACTTTCTGTTATTGTTCTCCGATGTACAAGAAAAGCATCTAcaggtaaaagaaaagaaacgaaaaaaagCTACTTTGATCTTTCTTGTACTAAGATGTCCAATGAGGTCTTAAGGGAGTGAGGTTTTTGCTAGAGagattaaatttaatgttttggtGGGTGGTTCACACATGATGCATGGATGACAGATAAGTTGATCGATGTTCTTGAatataataaagttaaaaataagatTACCAGGAGATCGTTGTTCGGCATCCCATCATAGAGAGAAGGTTTCATCCACCCTTCAGTAACAAGCCAGTTTCCTAAATTCACAGCTTTAAATGGCTGTGCAAGAGAAAGAGGGGAGAACACGAAAAAAGGAGTAGCGAAGATTAAGAAACAGTAAGCCATTATTCGCTCTCTTTTTATGAGAATGAAAGGATTTAAGGTTGTAATCCATagaagagaaatatatatagaagTAGACATGTAAATATTTGACGAAGACTTTAGTACTTGGGTTTGGGACCCTTGACGAAGACTTTGGTATGTGGATTTGGGCCCTTGCCGTGTTTTATTCGTtattaacaaattattaattagaGTAATGAGCATATATGTGTTTAGTTTATTAATCGATGATGTTCTCGAACCAAATATGTGAGGTTTTTAAATGTTTGGAcagtaatataaatattattatcttcaTAGCTTAAGAAGCATATGAATTGTAGTCAAAGGCTCAGCACCTtcaaaaacaatcttttttttaacgGAGTTTAGAGATGTTTGGATGATGAAGTTTGTGACTTTTAAGtaaagaattataataataataaaaaaaaataagctttaaatttcaataataaaagtgttttattattattattattattatatgataaatactttgaaaatacttagagaataaaaattatgaaccaTGTACCTGGATGATTAATGGGGTATTTATAGCCCCTTAACCTTGTTATGTTGCTAGAATGGAGGCATTGAAAAGTCATTTTCTCCTGGTAACATTAATGTGGGGTAAATTccttatataatattaaatgagcaacaaatatctcttacactatattaataagagataaatatctcttacataaTATTAATGGCGATGAAAATAtgtctctataatatgataacATAACGCACCTTGAAAGGAATTATTCAAAGATCTCCTTAGTGCAATAGCATAACTCTCTAAGGAAGGGATTGACTTGGTCTTTATAATGTGATTGCTAAATTCTTTAAGGGATTGACATGGTCTTTCTATTACGATAACACAACTCACCTTCGAAGAGATTGATTAAGGATCTATTTAATACAATAGCATAACTCTCCAAGAAAGGGATTAACTCGATCTCCCTAGTGCGATTGCACAATTATCTAAGGGATTGATATGGTCTTCTTAATGCGATAACATAACTTACGTTAGAAGGGATTCATCAAGGGTCTTTCTAGTGCAAGAGTAAAACTATTTGAGAAAGGGATTGACTCGATCTTTCTAGTACGATTGAACAATTCTTCAAGGTCTTTCAACATAGTCTCCCTAGTGCAATTGCATACCTCTCTAAGGGATGAGTCTAAGACCTCCCTATTGTAAGACCTCCCTATTGTAATGGCACTAACCTTCATGTGATGCCTAATGACCTCTCATCAATTCTTTATGTGATACCTAAGGACCTCTCACCAAGTCACAGGAGATACGTTCATAAACAGCTAGATTAAAGGAGTAAGAACTCTTGAAAAAGGCTATACTTGTAACCTAGATTTCCTCTCGGTTCCAGGCAAGGGGCGAGTCCTACTAAGATTAAGCAAagttcaagtattttcaaaatttcatttttgtttcttttaaatatagGCTTTGGACCCATACAAACTTCTTAGAGGATTTCTTCCTAAATATTCTTCGAAGTATAGCGTTGGACCCAAACAAACAACCTAAAGGATTTCctcctaaatttttttgtaagtaTAAATGTTGGACCCACTTAAACtaaacaagtataaaaaaatatttaaaaaaaaaacacagaaaatgaataaaatagtaattttataaaattttaacatcatTACAAAAATTGTAAAACTCCACAGTACTAGGGTTGTTTACAAAGGTAAGGGGAATTGGAGAAGCTAAAACTTAAATATCCAGGTTAGGCTTCTCAGTAAGGTTTTTTCCATGTTGGGCACCTGCAGTCCTAGCAAAGAAGACATTAGGGAAGTTGGACAATATGGAAGGCAACATTAAAATTCACATGCATTTCTCTTGTCAAGTTAAAGAAATATGTATAgggcatgaaaaaaattatattgtccCCAACTATCTTTGTTAGTATTGTAGACCTTCTAGAAAACTCTTGGAACTCCTTAAAATAGTTCTTCAAAGCCTTCAACTTTGCACAAGAGCTTTGGGCTTCTTCTCTAGCAACAAGGAGCTTAACCCTTATCTTGGAACTCCCAGGATACCCCTATCTTAATCATCCTTTATTTTAGGGAGTCCATTTCTTTATAAGCTAGACAAAGCTGTTTTTCAATGGAATGTAACTGAAAGACCTAACCTCTCATGTTGTCTTTCATCATTGCATAGACTGCTTTGAGGTCATTTAATTCAGCCTCTATAAAAGCCTTTTCATCTTTAGCCTTAAAAGGCAATTTTGTCTACCATATGCTTGGCAATGGCCTCCCTCACTTGTCTCCTCTTAATCATCTAATGCTTCTTAGAATGGGCATATATTATGAAAAtct
This Populus alba chromosome 7, ASM523922v2, whole genome shotgun sequence DNA region includes the following protein-coding sequences:
- the LOC118043558 gene encoding probable glucan 1,3-beta-glucosidase A; its protein translation is MAYCFLIFATPFFVFSPLSLAQPFKAVNLGNWLVTEGWMKPSLYDGMPNNDLLDGTQVQFLSTKLQMYLSSENGGGTVLVANRPSASGWETFRLWRINETYFNFRVFNKQFVGLEDQGDKVTAVSDTVGNSQTFQIIRNNDDRNRVRLQASNGQFIQASSETLVTADYVGSGWEDSDPSVFKMTIVNSLRGEYQLTNGYGPDRAPQVLQDHWNSYITEEDFRFMSENSLNAVRIPVGWWIASDPTPPKPFVGGSLKALDNAFTWAQKYEMKVIVDLHAVQASQNGNDHSATRDGYQEWGEPNIQETVAVIDFLAERYSDKPSLAAIELMNEPMAPGVNLDTLIKYYQGGYDAVRKHSENAYVILSNRLGPADSKELLSFASGLKRVVIDVHYYNLFSDSFNNMNPQQNIDYIYNQRASALTTVTATNGPLSFVGEWTGEWAVQGASMQDYQNFTKAQLDVYGRATFGWAYWAYKCAANHWSLKWMIENNYIKL